One window of Mycoplasma parvum str. Indiana genomic DNA carries:
- a CDS encoding restriction endonuclease subunit S — MFCHKNKWELTTLDKLVKIERGIANHKPNCDPSLFCQGNIPLVCCKEVSDSNYLKILKCNKYYNSKGLKQSKLFSENTICVVGCGNSAGDSAILNFSACLSPNLYGFNSYEGISDPKFIKYCFDYPKMKEKLMKLAKSSTAQPHLTLSKLLSIKFPCPPHDIQQKIGNILSSYDELIGNSERWIEVLQNIRTSIFKEWFVNLRFPSNNFIVYEPERERKDFLVIDNIKNSKKLEYLKKVKNQLNLQIKMENIHFFHLLEKIFLKVINIPMIRMQY; from the coding sequence ATGTTTTGTCACAAAAATAAGTGAGAATTAACAACTTTAGATAAATTAGTAAAAATAGAAAGAGGAATTGCAAATCATAAACCTAATTGCGATCCTTCTTTATTTTGTCAAGGAAATATTCCTTTAGTTTGTTGCAAGGAAGTGAGTGACAGCAATTATTTAAAAATTTTGAAATGCAATAAATATTACAACTCAAAAGGATTAAAACAAAGTAAATTATTCTCTGAAAATACTATTTGTGTGGTTGGATGTGGGAATTCTGCAGGCGATTCAGCTATTTTAAATTTTTCAGCTTGCCTTTCTCCAAACTTATACGGATTTAATTCTTATGAAGGAATTTCTGATCCTAAGTTCATTAAATATTGTTTTGATTATCCGAAAATGAAAGAAAAATTAATGAAACTAGCTAAATCATCTACTGCTCAACCTCATTTAACCCTTTCTAAATTGCTATCTATCAAATTCCCTTGCCCCCCCCATGATATTCAACAAAAAATTGGAAATATCCTTTCTTCCTATGATGAATTAATTGGAAATAGTGAAAGATGAATAGAAGTGCTTCAGAATATTAGAACTTCTATTTTCAAAGAGTGATTTGTGAATCTAAGGTTTCCAAGCAATAATTTCATAGTTTATGAACCAGAGAGAGAGAGAAAAGATTTTCTAGTGATTGACAATATCAAAAACTCGAAAAAATTGGAATATTTAAAAAAGGTAAAAAATCAATTAAATCTTCAAATAAAAATGGAAAATATCCATTTTTTTCATCTTCTGGAAAAAATCTTTTTAAAAGTTATCAATATTCCTATGATAAGAATGCAATACTAA
- a CDS encoding restriction endonuclease subunit S: protein MKSSNKNGKYPFFSSSGKNLFKSYQYSYDKNAILITDTGKFVMNLYRGKFEATPECFIISPKENRFFYLLSETIKSNLTILEKTAVVTITKRLRLPKLLELKIIIPDDKTLEKFNNICENIQLKIENLQSKIEILDNTKKDLLNRIFDEKLEIL from the coding sequence ATTAAATCTTCAAATAAAAATGGAAAATATCCATTTTTTTCATCTTCTGGAAAAAATCTTTTTAAAAGTTATCAATATTCCTATGATAAGAATGCAATACTAATAACTGATACAGGTAAATTTGTAATGAATTTATACAGAGGTAAATTTGAAGCAACTCCTGAATGTTTCATAATTTCTCCAAAAGAAAATAGATTTTTTTATCTTTTATCAGAAACAATTAAGTCAAATTTGACAATTTTAGAAAAAACAGCAGTAGTCACAATAACTAAAAGATTAAGACTTCCTAAATTACTGGAATTGAAAATAATAATTCCTGATGACAAAACTTTAGAAAAATTCAATAATATTTGTGAAAATATTCAATTAAAAATTGAAAATTTACAGTCAAAAATAGAAATATTAGATAACACTAAAAAAGATTTGCTAAATAGAATTTTTGATGAAAAGTTAGAAATTCTTTAA
- a CDS encoding DNA cytosine methyltransferase, producing MPSPTFQKTKVGEILEKEVSHKYTISDLLWKGNQRRKEEHILKGRGFGYSLFDENSIYTNTISARYYKDGSEILIKQKDKNPRKLTPRECARLQGFPDNYLIPVSDNQAYKQFGNSITVPVIFVIAKEILKVLNN from the coding sequence ATGCCTTCTCCAACTTTTCAAAAAACTAAAGTTGGGGAAATATTAGAGAAAGAGGTAAGTCATAAATATACTATTTCTGATTTATTATGAAAAGGCAATCAACGAAGAAAAGAAGAACATATTTTAAAGGGAAGGGGTTTTGGTTATTCTTTATTTGATGAAAATAGTATTTATACTAATACTATTTCAGCTAGGTATTATAAAGATGGAAGCGAAATATTAATAAAACAAAAAGATAAAAATCCTAGAAAATTAACCCCTAGAGAATGTGCGAGACTTCAAGGATTTCCTGATAATTATTTAATACCTGTAAGTGATAATCAAGCATATAAACAATTTGGAAATTCGATAACAGTTCCTGTTATTTTTGTCATAGCCAAAGAAATTTTAAAAGTATTAAATAATTAA
- a CDS encoding RluA family pseudouridine synthase has translation MKNYEELKITDYKWEGYTLWKYIKLHFPYYTKLLIIKELRLKHILLNDQISYFQYKLQFGDIIKIYLLPDLSSFKKKKNKPLEKEYLKLNTSIKSQIFFENENLIIVNKKANQIIQPDSSKKNYSLEELLQAYIKTIDSESTYRPKFIHRLDRPVEGLLIAAKNAKAHSILSKAIRERKIQKFYKAIVLGSFPLKEMQLENWILDKSTKVKVLERENYGTKFAISLVKGIKKTPNYSIVEIKLVTGRKNQIRAQLAHLGHPIAGDRKYFNKNLKKQFKEKDFNWKKQFLSSESIALFSYKLIFEDELVKVLNLGKNTFELTKEPKNWSFWIKSLSF, from the coding sequence ATGAAAAATTATGAAGAATTAAAAATTACTGACTACAAATGAGAAGGATATACACTTTGAAAATATATTAAATTGCACTTTCCTTATTACACTAAATTATTAATTATTAAAGAGTTAAGGCTTAAACATATTCTTTTAAATGATCAAATTTCATATTTCCAGTATAAATTACAATTTGGCGATATTATCAAAATTTATTTATTACCTGATTTATCTAGCTTTAAAAAGAAAAAAAATAAACCACTAGAAAAAGAATATTTAAAACTTAATACTTCAATAAAATCGCAAATATTCTTTGAAAATGAAAACTTAATAATTGTTAATAAAAAAGCTAACCAAATAATTCAACCAGATTCTTCTAAAAAAAATTATTCTTTGGAAGAATTACTTCAAGCCTATATAAAAACAATTGATTCAGAAAGTACTTATAGGCCTAAATTTATTCATAGATTAGATAGACCTGTTGAAGGTTTATTAATTGCAGCTAAAAATGCTAAAGCTCATTCAATTCTTTCTAAAGCAATTAGAGAAAGAAAAATTCAAAAATTTTATAAAGCAATTGTTTTAGGGAGCTTTCCTCTTAAAGAAATGCAATTAGAAAATTGAATTCTCGATAAATCAACCAAAGTTAAAGTTTTAGAGCGAGAAAATTATGGAACTAAATTCGCTATTTCTTTAGTTAAAGGAATTAAAAAAACTCCTAACTATTCTATAGTAGAAATAAAGTTAGTTACTGGCAGAAAAAATCAAATTAGAGCGCAATTGGCACATTTAGGGCATCCAATTGCCGGAGACAGAAAATATTTCAATAAAAACTTAAAAAAACAATTTAAAGAAAAGGATTTTAATTGAAAAAAACAATTTTTAAGCTCTGAATCAATTGCTTTATTTTCTTATAAATTAATTTTTGAAGATGAATTGGTTAAAGTATTAAACTTGGGGAAAAATACATTTGAACTCACAAAAGAGCCCAAAAATTGATCTTTTTGAATTAAAAGCTTAAGTTTTTAA
- a CDS encoding L-lactate dehydrogenase, with amino-acid sequence MAVKVAVIGCGAVGSSFLYSAIHQDLASEYGIIDYNNELAKGQALDLEDSTLFFKAQSKVRAIDYCDLQDYDYVVITAGRPQKPEETRLQMVRDNVEIIRVIAEKIKDSGFSGIVLICSNPVDVLTHAFRQMSGLPTNKVIGSGTVLDSSRLLIKISTSLKVSPNSIEGAYVLGEHGDSSLVTFSQIRVGGRTINRCEEDHFEGSPFCCSDYEEKLEKEVRRKAYEIISRKRATHYGIGAALAKILSAFIYDTNEVLPLSVGLNGEYGLSNVTLALPTIVGKEGIKEIIVFPLSDKEEKKLIESAKIISSNIDSIRDLI; translated from the coding sequence ATGGCTGTAAAAGTAGCTGTAATAGGCTGTGGAGCTGTGGGCTCCTCCTTCTTATATTCAGCTATTCACCAAGATTTAGCAAGTGAATATGGAATAATAGATTACAACAATGAATTAGCTAAAGGTCAAGCTTTAGATTTAGAAGATAGTACATTATTTTTTAAAGCACAATCAAAGGTTAGGGCAATAGATTATTGTGATTTGCAAGATTATGACTATGTTGTGATTACTGCCGGAAGACCTCAAAAACCAGAAGAAACAAGATTGCAAATGGTTAGGGATAATGTAGAAATAATAAGGGTTATTGCTGAGAAAATTAAAGATTCAGGTTTTTCTGGAATTGTTTTAATTTGTTCTAATCCTGTAGATGTATTAACACATGCATTTAGACAGATGAGTGGCCTACCAACTAATAAAGTTATTGGTTCCGGAACAGTGCTTGATAGTTCCAGATTATTAATTAAAATTTCAACTTCTCTTAAAGTATCTCCAAATTCTATAGAAGGAGCCTATGTATTGGGAGAACATGGAGATAGTTCCTTAGTAACTTTTTCTCAAATTAGAGTTGGAGGGAGAACGATTAATAGATGCGAAGAAGATCATTTTGAAGGTTCACCTTTCTGTTGTTCTGATTACGAAGAAAAATTAGAAAAAGAAGTTAGAAGAAAAGCATATGAAATAATCTCTAGAAAAAGAGCTACTCATTATGGAATTGGGGCAGCTTTAGCGAAAATTCTGAGTGCTTTTATATATGATACAAATGAAGTTCTCCCTTTAAGTGTTGGATTGAATGGTGAATATGGATTATCAAATGTGACTTTAGCACTTCCTACAATTGTAGGTAAAGAAGGTATAAAAGAAATAATAGTTTTTCCATTAAGTGATAAAGAAGAGAAGAAATTGATTGAATCTGCTAAAATAATTTCTTCAAATATTGACTCAATTAGAGACTTGATTTAA
- the dcm gene encoding DNA (cytosine-5-)-methyltransferase: MELISFPNNESAKYKMIDLFAGIGGTRLGFHLTGEVKTVFSSEIDKFSKLTYFYNFGDIPEGDIRNISTENIPDHDILVAGFPCQAFSQAGKKQGFKDERGILFFEIVRILRDKKPKSFLLENVKNLKTHNKGETFQIIPKSLQELNYHITHCLLKSSDFGIPQNRERIYIVGLQKI, encoded by the coding sequence ATGGAATTAATTTCATTCCCTAATAATGAAAGTGCTAAATATAAAATGATTGATTTATTTGCTGGAATCGGAGGAACTAGATTAGGATTTCATTTAACAGGAGAAGTAAAAACAGTTTTTAGCAGTGAAATAGACAAATTTTCTAAATTAACTTATTTTTATAATTTCGGAGACATTCCGGAAGGAGATATCAGAAATATATCTACTGAAAATATTCCTGATCATGATATATTAGTTGCAGGTTTTCCTTGCCAAGCTTTTAGTCAAGCCGGCAAAAAACAAGGTTTTAAGGATGAGAGGGGAATTTTATTTTTTGAAATTGTCCGAATTCTTAGAGATAAGAAACCAAAATCTTTTTTATTAGAAAATGTAAAAAATTTAAAAACTCATAATAAAGGAGAAACATTTCAAATTATTCCAAAAAGTCTTCAAGAATTAAATTATCATATTACTCATTGCCTTTTAAAATCAAGTGATTTTGGAATACCACAAAATAGAGAAAGAATATATATTGTTGGCTTGCAAAAGATTTAG
- a CDS encoding class I tRNA ligase family protein: MNLLLFDSLSKSKKSISKEKFISIYLCGPTLYNYLHIGNLRPIVIFDFLIRYLRIKKYPYKYVQNLTDIDEKILLKAHKEKKTVQEVTDQYTESFLNILKNLNIVFPDNLPKVSAHMKNIHFHIAALLKKKKAIWDKKTQTIKFLSSTKSKNLSYFSGNDVSKEESCFALWKENNNTPISYPSPWFPGIPGWHIECFSMIDENFEVPITIHGGGVDLKFPHHENENLLCRFWHKKDLAKIWVHVGQVLNEEGKLSKSSNYSLTVEDCASQFSWNFLRYLFMKVGYQKPFTIDQELLSSYWAEWKGYLSALNYAEIILLNSSHALISDEQEEVQPDEILLHHLENDLNLPELLSWLEDLKKSLLNAIKASKYQEIYFYWKKIKNNLELLGFTIENMSREDIKEANQWLELIEQKDYKKADKLRAKLIEKGILP, encoded by the coding sequence TTGAATCTCTTACTTTTTGATTCACTTTCTAAAAGTAAAAAAAGTATTTCTAAAGAAAAATTTATCTCTATTTATCTTTGCGGGCCTACTCTTTATAACTATTTACATATAGGTAATCTAAGACCTATAGTTATTTTTGATTTCTTAATTAGATATTTAAGGATAAAAAAATATCCTTACAAATATGTTCAAAATTTAACAGATATAGATGAAAAAATTCTTTTAAAAGCTCATAAAGAAAAAAAAACAGTTCAAGAGGTTACTGATCAATATACTGAATCTTTCCTTAATATATTGAAAAATTTAAATATAGTTTTTCCAGATAATTTGCCCAAAGTAAGTGCTCATATGAAAAATATTCACTTTCATATTGCTGCGCTTTTAAAAAAGAAAAAAGCAATATGAGATAAAAAAACCCAAACTATTAAATTTTTAAGCTCTACAAAATCAAAAAATTTAAGTTATTTTTCAGGAAATGATGTTTCTAAAGAAGAAAGTTGTTTTGCTTTATGAAAAGAAAATAATAATACTCCTATTTCTTATCCCTCTCCTTGATTTCCTGGAATACCCGGATGACATATAGAATGTTTTTCAATGATAGATGAAAATTTTGAAGTGCCGATTACCATTCATGGAGGAGGAGTTGATTTGAAATTCCCCCATCACGAAAATGAGAATTTATTGTGCAGATTTTGACATAAAAAGGATTTAGCAAAAATTTGAGTTCATGTGGGACAAGTTTTGAATGAAGAAGGAAAACTTTCTAAATCAAGCAATTATAGCTTAACTGTTGAAGATTGCGCTTCACAATTTTCTTGAAATTTCCTAAGATATCTTTTTATGAAAGTTGGATATCAAAAACCCTTTACAATAGATCAAGAACTTTTATCTTCTTATTGAGCTGAATGAAAGGGTTATTTGTCAGCTTTAAATTATGCTGAAATTATTTTGTTGAATAGTAGTCATGCTTTGATATCAGATGAGCAAGAAGAAGTGCAACCAGATGAAATATTGCTCCACCATTTGGAGAATGATCTCAATTTGCCTGAACTTCTTTCTTGATTAGAGGATTTAAAAAAATCTTTATTAAATGCTATTAAAGCTTCTAAATACCAAGAAATTTATTTTTATTGAAAAAAAATAAAAAATAATTTGGAACTGCTTGGCTTTACCATAGAAAATATGTCTAGAGAAGATATAAAGGAAGCTAATCAATGATTAGAACTAATTGAACAAAAAGATTATAAAAAAGCAGATAAATTAAGAGCTAAATTAATAGAAAAAGGAATTCTTCCTTAA
- the rlmB gene encoding 23S rRNA (guanosine(2251)-2'-O)-methyltransferase RlmB: MINLKKQLMLNGKKSVLEILKDNSLRKLIQHIYLTNNQTNLISMCKSLNIPYSIQNPAWLKALKKEFDSKYSNVFAVLNSKPQLSFEEFKKILLIKEKTPNLLLMVERIQDPYNFGAIIRTCLAAGINYLIYSSSNNTKLNNIVLKTSQGYALKMQLIQVKDLSKALQELKKLNFLSYAASLREPSKNYFSMKFHDRTIIVLGNEGFGISPKLEEHIDYRIKIPMHNNIESLNVSVANGILIYEVLRQQTLKK, translated from the coding sequence ATGATTAATTTAAAAAAACAATTAATGCTTAATGGAAAAAAAAGTGTTTTAGAAATTCTTAAAGATAATTCTTTAAGAAAATTAATTCAACATATTTATTTAACTAATAATCAAACTAATTTAATTTCAATGTGTAAATCTCTTAATATCCCATACTCAATACAGAATCCAGCTTGATTAAAAGCTCTTAAAAAAGAATTTGATTCTAAATACTCTAATGTTTTTGCAGTTTTGAACTCCAAACCACAATTATCTTTTGAAGAATTTAAGAAAATCCTTTTAATAAAAGAAAAAACACCTAACTTATTACTTATGGTAGAAAGAATTCAAGATCCTTACAATTTTGGCGCTATTATTAGAACTTGTTTGGCTGCTGGAATAAATTACTTAATTTATTCCTCTTCAAATAACACAAAATTGAATAATATTGTTTTGAAAACTTCTCAAGGATATGCCCTAAAAATGCAATTAATTCAAGTAAAAGATCTTTCAAAAGCTCTTCAAGAGCTTAAAAAATTAAATTTTTTAAGTTACGCTGCCTCTCTTAGAGAGCCTTCTAAAAATTATTTTTCTATGAAATTTCACGATAGAACAATTATTGTTTTAGGGAATGAAGGCTTTGGAATTTCTCCTAAACTAGAAGAACATATAGATTATAGAATTAAAATTCCTATGCACAACAATATTGAATCTTTAAACGTTTCTGTTGCTAATGGAATTCTTATTTATGAAGTATTAAGACAACAGACTTTAAAAAAATAA